The following proteins come from a genomic window of Deltaproteobacteria bacterium:
- a CDS encoding threonine/serine dehydratase has product MEIPGLKDVLLAQRQIRPYLSRTPLHSHLAINALVDTEVYIKHENYQPIGAFKVRGGINLISQLDSEERSRGVITASTGNHGQSVAFAARLFGVKARIVVPEKANPGKVAAIQGMGAEVIFHGATFDEARLHCEMLAEKHGYRYIHSGNEPLLISGVATEVLEMLEDQPRLQVIIVPIGGGSGAAGACIVVRAVNRDIRVIGVQSEASPAAYESWRQRRLVEAPNRTFAEGLATGTAFALPQAILWEGLDDFVLLDDHEIMQAMVWMVAHAHTLAEAAGAASLAAAYRLRHELKGKKVGLVCSGGNTSLEHLRQALNSASEE; this is encoded by the coding sequence ATGGAAATACCCGGGTTAAAAGATGTACTGTTGGCGCAGCGACAGATCCGCCCATATCTATCCCGAACCCCTCTGCATAGTCATCTGGCGATTAACGCCCTGGTGGATACCGAAGTATATATCAAACATGAAAACTACCAACCGATTGGAGCCTTCAAAGTCCGGGGTGGAATCAATCTGATCTCTCAACTCGACTCTGAAGAGCGGTCACGGGGTGTGATTACTGCTTCAACTGGTAACCACGGACAATCCGTGGCTTTTGCCGCCCGCCTGTTTGGAGTTAAGGCACGGATCGTGGTGCCGGAAAAGGCTAACCCAGGGAAAGTAGCCGCCATACAGGGCATGGGAGCTGAGGTAATCTTTCATGGAGCTACCTTTGATGAAGCTCGTTTGCATTGCGAAATGTTGGCCGAAAAACACGGTTATCGTTACATCCACTCTGGCAACGAACCTCTGTTGATCTCAGGTGTGGCCACCGAAGTGCTGGAAATGCTGGAGGATCAACCCAGGCTGCAGGTTATCATCGTGCCCATTGGTGGGGGGAGCGGGGCGGCTGGGGCTTGCATCGTGGTCCGAGCCGTCAACCGGGACATTCGGGTCATCGGGGTGCAGTCCGAAGCCTCTCCAGCGGCTTACGAGTCCTGGCGGCAGAGGAGATTAGTAGAAGCTCCCAACCGCACCTTTGCCGAAGGGCTGGCCACCGGCACGGCCTTTGCGCTGCCGCAGGCGATCCTTTGGGAAGGGTTGGATGATTTTGTGCTGTTGGATGATCATGAAATCATGCAAGCCATGGTGTGGATGGTGGCGCATGCTCATACTTTGGCTGAGGCAGCAGGGGCAGCCTCTTTGGCCGCGGCATACCGTTTGCGCCATGAGCTGAAAGGCAAGAAAGTAGGGCTGGTGTGCTCCGGCGGGAATACTTCGCTGGAGCATTTAAGGCAGGCTCTTAACTCCGCAAGTGAAGAATAA
- a CDS encoding 3-isopropylmalate dehydratase small subunit, with translation MQKVIRGKAFVFGANIDTDQIYPGRYLELTDPHEVAKHAMEGIDPGFVKEFQSGDIVIASTNFGCGSSREHAAVALKAVGIGAILADSFGRIFYRNAINLGIPLLVCPHIHELAKKGDMLKIDLSTGQVTNETTGATAQAQPLSDYVLKILESGGIKPLIKSQYSNKK, from the coding sequence ATGCAAAAGGTGATTAGAGGGAAAGCCTTTGTTTTTGGGGCCAATATTGACACGGACCAGATCTATCCAGGTCGCTACCTGGAATTGACTGACCCTCATGAGGTAGCCAAACACGCCATGGAGGGGATTGATCCTGGGTTTGTAAAAGAATTTCAGTCAGGTGATATTGTTATCGCTTCCACAAATTTTGGTTGTGGCTCTAGCCGGGAACACGCGGCGGTGGCCTTGAAAGCGGTGGGCATCGGCGCCATTTTGGCAGATTCTTTCGGCAGGATCTTTTACCGCAACGCCATTAACCTCGGTATTCCCCTTCTGGTATGTCCGCACATCCATGAGTTGGCAAAGAAAGGGGACATGCTTAAAATTGATTTATCAACTGGTCAGGTGACCAATGAGACAACCGGAGCCACGGCCCAGGCCCAACCCCTGTCCGATTATGTATTGAAGATTCTGGAAAGCGGGGGAATTAAACCATTGATTAAGAGTCAATACAGCAATAAGAAATAA
- a CDS encoding 3-isopropylmalate dehydratase large subunit, with product MHAIEKILAEAAGKESVTTGEIVNCHVDLAEVNDLYLQTIRSFYEMGGGKVYDPKKITFILDHYAPASTVQQAENQKQMREFCREQGIELLFDVDQGVCHQVMVDHGLVYPGMVLVATDSHTTTHGACGAFGTGVGATDMAVIMITGMLWFRIPEIIRINLEGQLPKGVYAKDIILKVIGDLKADYAVYKAVEFTGSAVRTLSISERMTLCNMTTEMGAKTSYIQPDEITFAFLKEKLKRDYKIFTTDGGYPYSAEHSFDISNWPPQLAAPHSVDNVHPLEEFIGKPVQQAFLGTCTGGRVEDLAVAARILKGKKVHPGTRFLIVPASKGVLLEAMAKGYMQTLVEAGATFVTPGCAACLGTHQGILAAGETCISASSRNFPGRMGHPKAEIYIGSPASVAAAALEGEIADPTQYLD from the coding sequence ATGCACGCCATCGAGAAAATTTTGGCCGAAGCAGCGGGAAAAGAGTCTGTCACTACCGGGGAGATCGTGAATTGCCATGTGGATCTTGCCGAAGTCAATGACCTTTATTTACAGACTATCCGTTCTTTTTACGAAATGGGCGGGGGAAAAGTGTACGACCCAAAAAAGATTACCTTCATTCTGGATCACTACGCCCCGGCATCGACGGTTCAGCAGGCCGAAAATCAAAAGCAGATGCGCGAATTTTGCCGGGAACAGGGTATTGAACTGCTTTTTGATGTCGACCAAGGAGTATGCCACCAGGTAATGGTGGATCACGGTTTGGTTTACCCCGGCATGGTGTTGGTGGCCACGGATTCCCATACGACCACCCACGGGGCTTGCGGAGCCTTCGGAACAGGTGTGGGAGCAACGGACATGGCGGTGATCATGATCACTGGAATGCTCTGGTTCCGGATTCCGGAAATCATCCGCATCAACCTGGAAGGGCAATTGCCCAAGGGAGTTTACGCCAAGGATATCATTCTCAAGGTCATCGGGGACCTGAAAGCCGACTATGCGGTCTACAAAGCGGTTGAGTTTACGGGCTCGGCAGTGAGAACCCTCAGCATCTCCGAGCGCATGACCTTGTGCAATATGACGACCGAAATGGGAGCGAAGACCAGCTATATTCAGCCGGACGAAATTACTTTCGCTTTTTTAAAAGAGAAACTGAAACGCGACTACAAAATATTTACAACGGATGGCGGCTATCCCTATAGCGCCGAGCATTCCTTTGACATTTCTAATTGGCCTCCGCAGCTTGCGGCTCCCCATAGCGTGGACAACGTTCATCCCCTCGAAGAATTTATCGGCAAGCCCGTGCAACAGGCTTTCTTAGGAACCTGCACGGGTGGGCGGGTGGAAGATCTCGCCGTTGCCGCCCGAATATTAAAAGGAAAGAAAGTTCATCCGGGAACCCGGTTCCTCATTGTCCCCGCTTCCAAGGGGGTCCTTCTGGAAGCTATGGCCAAAGGTTATATGCAAACCCTGGTGGAGGCAGGAGCCACCTTCGTAACCCCCGGATGTGCCGCCTGCCTCGGAACGCACCAGGGCATATTAGCCGCCGGGGAAACCTGTATCAGCGCCTCCAGTCGCAACTTTCCCGGGCGCATGGGCCATCCCAAGGCCGAAATCTACATCGGTTCACCAGCTTCCGTAGCTGCCGCAGCCCTGGAGGGGGAAATTGCTGATCCTACGCAATATCTTGATTAA